TATTCTTCTTTCCAAGTTTGTTTCTCTCACGATCTGAGAAAAGAACAAAACATGTTGAACCAAAAACATGGAGTTCAGAGTAGATTGGTTTCTTGTTGAACAAACTCTCGTATGGTGATATACCTTCTATAACTACAGTCGGAATGCGATTGATAGTGTAAACAGCAGTGAGAACGGATTCACCCCAAAAGTTTGAGGGAACATAATAAGATAGGAGTTGTGTTCTAGCTGTTTCAATAATATGTCGGTGTTTTCTTTCAGCAACACCGTTTTGTTCTGGAGTTTCTGTACAAGATAATTGAAGAAGAGTTCCTTGAGATTTTAGGAAATCCTTGAAAGGATTGGATATGTACTCACCACCTTGATCAGCACGAAATTTTTTTTGATAGTTTTTCCAAATTGTGTTTTGATCATTCTAGAGAAATctgtgtagatttcagaaactCTGACCTGTTGTCGAAAAGATAGATCCATGTATATCGAGTATGATCATCAATGaaaataacatagtacaaagctcCTCCTTTAGTTGGAAAAGGTACCTTACCCCAAACATCAGAATGTATAAGATCGAAAGGTGGATTAGAAAAGGTAATACTTTTATTAAAAGGAAGTGCATGTTGTTTGCGCATCTTACAGGAAATGCAATGAGGTTCTTTGTCAACAGGTATATTTCCTAACAACCCTTTATTAATCATATAAGAAAGACGAGAGAAAGAGACATGTCCTAACTTAGAATGCCAAGATATAAAAGGAGATACTGTGGAAGGTAAGGTAGAAGCGGAAGCAGCAACAAGTTTGTTCTTGGATTGCTGAGGAATAACTAGAGACTCCAAAATATATAACCGaccaactctacggcctatcccaacaaGCATCTTTGTCATAGGATCCTGTATAAAACAACCAGAAGAAGTAAAGTGGATGTTAAAACCTTGGTTACATAATTGACCAATAGATATGAGATTCATTTTAATCTGAGGCACCAGAAGCACATCTTGTATATGTACTTTATCTGAAAGTTTAATCTGGCCAATATGAGTAGCACTTATTTCTGTACCATCTGCAGTATGAATTTTAGGTGTAATAATGGGACACTTTCTCCCAAACAACGTTGAGTTAAAAGTCATGTGATTTGAGGCACCTGAGTCAAGAAACCATTCAGTTGAATATGTACCTGTTGGAACTGAGAAAGCAGAAGCAGTTGTGGAGTTATTACCAATAGACAAAGCTTGTTTGAGCATCTCCTGGATTTCAGCAAGATTGGGTGATATAGATTGTCCAGCTGCATCTTGTGGTTTCTCTAGACTATATGAAAAATTAGCGAGAGCTGCAGATAGATGTGCAGGAACATTACCATTCAATCTTCTTCTTTCCCTCATGTTTCTAGATGATGGAGATGTGCAATTTCCAACTAGATGTGCAAAGGCTTTGCAGTAGTTACATTGAGGTGTGCTAGGAGGTGCAGTTTGAGATGTTGAAACCTGAGAAGCATTTGCAGATGATGTACTTGGTGAAACGGTGCAGGTCCTTGCAAGATGACCAAAGTTCTTGCAGTTATGGCATTGAACTTGAGATAAATCACGAGTACCCTTTAAGTGTTGAACTGAGAGTTGTAACTTGGTCGTGCTGGTACTGCGAGGAAAGCAGAAATATCTAACCTGACTCTCTTACGAGTTTCTTCAGTGATAAGTTCAGAAAGTGCAGTTTCCACCGTtggaagaggagatcgatgaagaATTGATGCTCTGACAGTTTCAAACTCATCTATCAATGCCATTAATAGCTGAACTAGTCTAGAATCCTCTCTATATTTTTGCCATATTTTTGTATCAGCAGTCCACTTTGGTTCCATAAGTTCTAGTTGATTCCACACGATGGACATCTCAGAATGAAAATCAGAGATGGTCTGGTCTGACTGTTGTTTCAAAGAACGAATATCCTGCTCAAGTTTGTATCTTTGTGCAAAGTTGATTTGAGTATACATTTTAGAGAGGAAATCCCATGCTTCTTTGTCTACTTCAAAATTGACAAGTTGCATGCTTATGGATGTAATCATTGTATTCCCGATCCATGTCAGAATCCTATGATTGTTGACTTCTCAAATTTCTTTGGGATCTTGTGTTGATGAATCTTTCAGTTCCTTGTTCTTGTCTTTGTCCTCAACGCTGGAACTGCTTGCAGTAGGGGCCTTTTCTGTGCCATTGATATATTTACACATACTTTTCCCTTTGAGAAAGCTTCTCATGAGATATGACCAGTGATTGTAATTGGTTCCATCAAACTTGACAGTAATGGGTGAAAAATCTTCTCGAGACATGATTAACTGATCTGAGTAAAGAGATAACTTGATTTCTGATATTTTAAGATTTGAGGGACAAGATAATaatctttctgtgttgcagcggAAATGGTTTAGATGTTTTCTGGTTCTGATGCCATGAAAAAGTTTGTCATGACAACAGTATATTGAAGAAAAGGGTTTTCTCACTTGATTGATTGAAAAAAGAGTTACAACAACATCATCTTATACAAGATTCAAGAGCTAAAAACAGAAAGAGGCTAACTGCGAATACAAACTAATGAATGTGTAATATACGTACAAAAGAGAAACAAAATATCTACATATCTTCTATCATAACGGCATATATAATCCATATCTTTTAACAAATGTCAAGGCGGAAAATGCTAGAAAGGATTAGTGGAGTGAAGAATAAAAATATCTACCGGGTTTTCCTTACATTTGTAATAATAAGAAGGGTAAACTTgatattaataaatattataCATAATATTCATATGTCGGAAAATGCATGACTAAATAAAAGTTATTCGACACGGGTTAAATCCTAGTTAACATATATATACTAGGTATAATTACGCTTATGGTCCCGGCTCACCCACTTCGATTGATTTGTGTTGTatggtttatttttatatatttagaGAGCTAAGTAAATACTCTAGCCAACATCCCTACTTATTAATTTCAATTCATGAATTATCATATCCATCTGAACGCAGCAAATTAGTCCACCtcaattaaaaatagaaatggaTCAACAACGTTAAAATGCGTTGGTCTACACCTATTTAAATCAGTATATGCCCCCACACTTCCTTATAATAGTGGATCCTTTAAAATTCAGGACCTAGGATCAAAGAAAAGTATTTTTCACAGCGAAACAAATTCAAAACATGGTTAAACATCCTATATGACTCGATGGACAATAGGTGTTTTCCATTTCAGAAATAAGTATTCCTTAAAGGTATGTTTCTCCCAGACTCCATTGATGTTCCAAATTTTTTTTGATATCTTCTAGTTTAGTACCTTTTAGATCCAGTCTACCAATGAGACTGAAGCGCCATATTTGACATCCCTTATCATGGTATTCTTGCGGGATTACCACAGAAGTAGGGTTTGGAAGAGTATTAATATCAATATCCGTAGAAACATGATTTTGCTTGTTTCTTCCCATAACCAGTTCAGCAAAGGTTAGTTTCGGATGACCTGAATCACCCACAGTATGTTCCCCATCCTTCATCACCAAGAGATGATCAAAGGCGAAAGCGCGGAAAAGcaaaattttgaaagaaaaaaacaaaaccctaaaatcgccaGATCAAATTTAGGAGAGAGAGAAACATTTGTGAGTAAGCTTATGGGCACTGGACTAATTGTGGTTGATGATGCAGGGAATTGGAAAGCAACAGGCTGCATTCCAGGGGTAGCACAAAATACAGAAAAAGCCGAGGCGCAAACTGCATTAGAAGGAATAAAGTGGGCAGTTCAAAATCAAGTCACTAATCTTCAACTTGAAGGAGATTATGCTAATGTAGTGAATGTTATTAATGGCAAGCAAGGCACGGTGAAATGGACAACAAATAGTATAATTTATGATTGTAAAAATCTTCTTAATAATTTTAATAACTGGGAATGTTGTTATGTCCCAAGAGAGATGAATGAGGTGGCTGATTTATTAGCAAAAGATGCTAGAATGAGTAGTAATCCTGTATTTTGGAATGAGAGATTACTAGAATGGTTGTATTCTCTAATCTCTGGAGAACTTAATGTAACTCAGTGACTTATCAATGAATTTATTTTcttactaaaaaagaaaaaaacttaatcccgctaaatcaaaaagccacacaaaccataagggttcacacatcatTATGATaacgaatattaaggttaagaaaaccgaaatcaaacatcccataaatacatagcaataatatttttgtcagtactgaaataaaatttaaaatactGAAAACATTATACTATTACACAAGAGTTCAGAACACAATATTAAAGTtttacaatacttaaaataaaatgtTCAACAGTTAACATAGTCCTAAAAGCATAAATAGTTTTTGAGACAAGATAGATTAAGAGCTTGAACTGGAGTCACTCAGaccaaaatcatcttcagattatGTATCCTTGTAATCTTGAGCGATCAAGGTGATTTCTGCAGCAAGTTCTGGATATTTGATGGATGCATAACTAACTTGGTGCTCCAGGCAATCATTCCTCCTAcagaaccttcgatagaaggttTCAAGATCAGTGTCTTGCATAGGAGTACTCGGAGCAGCACTTGTGGTTGTTCTAGCATGACTTTGTCCTCTCATTCTATTGATAATAGAAAGATTATGAGGCTTTGGTACAAGTTCTCGAGAATCATTGGAACCAATTTCAAAAACACAGCAAATTCTTATGATAAGACATGGAAACCCCATGCTTTTGCCACTACTCCAGATTCTTATCATTTGCTTGATAATAAAACCACAAAAATCGAAGTTAGgagtacatttttttttcttggtaaGTAGTTAGGAGTACAGATTACCATATGATAAATTAGTTCAACCACAAATCGACTCCACATTACCTTGTGCATATTGCTAGGTGCCAGGTTGGgaacaacaagttttccaaagaaactGATATGCTTTGGAATATTATTGATACAGAGGTTGTCTCCACTCCAGGTGTTTCCACCAagaaattttttctttctttgttggtATCACCGAACTATGTGTCGGTTTATATTCGGTTTCACATGGATCGGTTCTAGAGTTTGACCATGGATCCAAAAACCTTTCCTCAATTGGGATAACCCATTTAAGTCTGAAAGGCCTTATGGGCTTGGAAAGTATTGAATTTCCAAAGAGAATTCTTTGTAATTCGTCATTGTTAGTCATTTGTTCCTCTTTAGAGCAATATATGTATATGATGTGTTGATATAGATACTTGACTTGATTTTAATAGAATTTGGACATAAATCCATGTTCATATTATTAAGAGAAAAATTCATGCAGTAGTCATGTGGATATTGACTTCTTTCAGACATTGGTTCTCTAGAGGCTTGTTTTATAGACTCCAGTTCCAAAAGAAAAGTATCTACTTCATCTTGTAATTGTTGACTATCACTgagaattttacatgtctttttgaaAGACTCGTATTCCTTTAACTCGTAGAGTTCGAGTTCTACAGACAGATCACtgatttgtttttaaatttcagcGAACTCAATGAGTTTTCGACTCATTTTGTCTTTTGGATCTTCAGTGAGTCTGAGATACAATTGACATTCTTCTACATACCAAACTTCTTTGGAACGTAGCGACTCGACAATATCATTGTTTGAAATTTCTTCGATCAATTTCGAGTCGTTTAATCTTGACATTACGTTAAATGAAATCGATTCatgtgaactcgagttcatttcttataggttggatcgcatcaaacacagattgttagatcttttcgtgtttgcctactctaataccaattaaaaagacgaggtacccaaatataccacaatcttaaacttttacacctataagtcctcttatcgaaagtgattgtctatgtactgagtcgagacaatacgacgaaTCGGtaatcacactttgtgtgatcgtctatggatacgagatcgagacaatacaacaaacaaagtgtgattacttgacaataggttcagacttaaccaaactctttaggatcactatcaagtaatatggagttaacgtttgtgtaatttactttaaattataataacaacaattataattgcggaaaaaaaaaagtaaatcacacaacaagattttgttaacgaggaaaccgcaaatgcagaaaaaccccgagacctagtccagaattgaatactctcagaattaagccgctatacaaaatcaaaccaacttcgtatagttgagaccaagcaactaaacctatagttcacctagtttcttcagtatccctgcgcttctggcattcgataagtgcacgcactggaacaattcctttggatcttattccaaacagtaaaggaacaacaaa
This is a stretch of genomic DNA from Papaver somniferum cultivar HN1 chromosome 1, ASM357369v1, whole genome shotgun sequence. It encodes these proteins:
- the LOC113360346 gene encoding uncharacterized protein LOC113360346, whose amino-acid sequence is MITSISMQLVNFEVDKEAWDFLSKMYTQINFAQRYKLEQDIRSLKQQSDQTISDFHSEMSIVWNQLELMEPKWTADTKIWQKYREDSRLVQLLMALIDEFETVRASILHRSPLPTVETALSELITEETRKRVRTCTVSPSTSSANASQVSTSQTAPPSTPQCNYCKAFAHLVGNCTSPSSRNMRERRRLNGNVPAHLSAALANFSYSLEKPQDAAGQSISPNLAEIQEMLKQALSIGNNSTTASAFSVPTDGTEISATHIGQIKLSDKDPMTKMLVGIGRRVGRLYILESLVIPQQSKNKLVAASASTLPSTVSPFISWHSKLGHVSFSRLSYMINKGLLGNIPVDKEPHCISCKMRKQHALPFNKSITFSNPPFDLIHSDVWETPEQNGVAERKHRHIIETARTQLLSYYVPSNFWGESVLTAVYTINRIPTVVIEDRERNKLGKKNTMCVFLGYGIEQKGYRCYDPETRRLRISRHVTFLDKIPFWSLPSSKTSTLESFTYLDPFDDTSLENSLHITDILVPTSSESIAVTEGEVDTDNSMEHSDNAS